Proteins from a single region of Segatella copri:
- a CDS encoding helix-turn-helix domain-containing protein, producing the protein MDTLYLLQFACFLFMLVNILILGITRLHMKWMNRRYEVSRWLIIGAMVGLAIQFLMQMLLGFRAQDAAVGAVFNILVYPPCFSLISIGIYNIEATHANRRKMSIVCASIYAAILAAFCIGFIQSGNFHIGSWIYVMIVLFGINIAYCIYMIIVEIRKRRRMLEVMTGYDILPYVRYARASVFFVFFTAVSLPFAVLSTKSLYVIGPLGLLAVFFFTLSFMALGYNYVPTEELLDKEEEENAVMKIWGDAADSELQDEELDDKKETLQSQRSERRQKIIREKLDEWCAAKGYRDTSLNMITLSRSLDINRYELSRYLSSCLNTTFRLWLAEVRFEAAKKMMLDNPDFGNDIISAECGFSSRTHLYRMFKEKEGCSPTAWREKNC; encoded by the coding sequence ATGGATACATTATATTTATTGCAGTTCGCCTGTTTCCTATTTATGCTCGTCAATATCCTCATCCTGGGTATTACCCGTCTGCACATGAAGTGGATGAACCGGCGATATGAAGTTTCACGATGGCTGATTATCGGAGCCATGGTAGGATTGGCCATACAATTTCTCATGCAGATGCTTCTGGGCTTCCGGGCTCAAGACGCTGCTGTGGGAGCCGTTTTCAACATTCTGGTCTATCCCCCTTGCTTCTCGCTCATCTCTATTGGCATTTACAATATCGAGGCAACGCATGCCAACCGCCGGAAGATGAGCATCGTCTGCGCCAGCATTTATGCCGCCATATTGGCAGCCTTCTGCATCGGCTTTATCCAGAGCGGAAACTTCCATATCGGCAGCTGGATTTATGTGATGATAGTCCTGTTCGGCATCAACATAGCCTATTGCATCTATATGATAATAGTGGAAATCAGAAAGCGCAGGAGGATGCTTGAGGTGATGACTGGTTACGATATCCTGCCTTACGTGAGATATGCGCGAGCCAGTGTGTTCTTCGTTTTCTTTACTGCAGTATCTCTGCCTTTTGCAGTTCTTTCCACCAAATCTCTATATGTAATCGGACCTCTGGGACTGCTTGCTGTCTTTTTCTTCACGCTCAGTTTCATGGCTTTGGGCTATAATTACGTGCCTACCGAAGAACTCTTGGATAAGGAGGAAGAAGAGAATGCAGTAATGAAAATCTGGGGAGACGCTGCCGATTCTGAACTGCAGGATGAAGAACTTGATGATAAGAAAGAAACTTTACAATCGCAGCGTTCAGAAAGACGGCAGAAGATCATCCGTGAGAAGTTGGATGAATGGTGTGCTGCCAAGGGTTATAGGGATACGTCGCTGAATATGATTACCCTGTCACGTTCGTTGGATATCAACAGATACGAGTTGTCGCGCTACCTCTCATCCTGTCTCAATACCACCTTCCGCCTCTGGCTTGCCGAGGTGCGTTTTGAGGCTGCCAAGAAGATGATGTTGGATAACCCCGACTTCGGTAATGACATCATTTCTGCCGAGTGTGGCTTCTCTTCCCGTACCCATCTCTACCGTATGTTCAAAGAGAAAGAAGGCTGCTCTCCTACGGCTTGGAGAGAGAAAAACTGTTAA
- a CDS encoding RagB/SusD family nutrient uptake outer membrane protein: MRRYISHLFTWVISFLTLLAFSSCLNEHPKDQFDGGGSNGSASEIFDTTIAPLYDFMGGAIDGEGIRNIQRLDSLLSLSPDDEQLYSSWQYLYRAIGMCNKSLDMIDFQSVRLTDNQKAQFKAEVRAIRAMMYYEAMDLYGRIPVLLSSAESLIYEPASGSSVTDEKLSAQSERSEIFHFIFSELQQVLPYLPQTSSLEEGSHYGRITQPVVNFLLAKLALNAEIYMYNDWAQGYRKRPKGRDLEFMVRTADGASLITGGKASENRSRILNAWETCIFYCNRLADEGCSLEEDEIFNSSARYQMPKDALVMDEADSVLHSRPAKPLFRFRYADVLLMKAEAMERNDGDGRAEYNMVRAHAGLPARKSSLANILEDRQVVLVGETCHRQDLIRFGKFLKSSHLRRSVQSALTFCSIVFPIPQRSLAFNGKLVQNKGYEAME; encoded by the coding sequence ATGAGACGATATATTTCACATTTGTTCACGTGGGTCATCTCTTTCCTGACCCTGTTGGCATTCTCATCGTGCTTGAATGAGCATCCTAAGGATCAGTTCGATGGGGGTGGCAGCAATGGTTCTGCGTCTGAAATATTCGATACGACCATAGCTCCTTTATATGATTTTATGGGTGGAGCGATAGATGGGGAAGGCATCCGCAATATTCAGCGTCTTGACAGTCTGCTTTCTCTTTCTCCTGATGATGAGCAGCTTTATTCTTCCTGGCAATATCTTTATCGGGCTATCGGCATGTGCAACAAGTCGCTGGATATGATTGATTTCCAGTCTGTACGCCTTACCGATAACCAGAAGGCGCAGTTCAAGGCTGAGGTGCGTGCCATCAGAGCCATGATGTATTATGAGGCGATGGATTTGTATGGCAGGATTCCGGTACTCCTGTCTTCGGCAGAATCACTCATCTATGAACCGGCTTCGGGCTCTTCGGTTACCGATGAAAAGCTGTCGGCTCAGAGCGAACGGAGCGAAATCTTCCATTTCATCTTCAGCGAATTGCAGCAGGTGTTGCCTTATCTTCCTCAGACGTCAAGTTTGGAGGAAGGCTCTCATTATGGGCGCATCACGCAGCCTGTGGTTAACTTCCTGCTGGCTAAGCTGGCGCTGAATGCTGAAATCTATATGTACAACGATTGGGCGCAGGGTTACAGGAAGCGTCCGAAGGGTAGGGACCTGGAATTTATGGTGCGTACTGCCGATGGCGCCTCGCTCATTACGGGCGGCAAGGCTAGTGAGAACCGCAGCAGGATATTGAATGCTTGGGAAACCTGCATCTTCTATTGCAACAGATTGGCTGATGAGGGCTGCAGTTTAGAGGAGGATGAAATCTTCAACAGTTCTGCGCGTTATCAGATGCCGAAGGATGCGCTGGTGATGGATGAGGCTGATTCTGTTCTGCATTCCCGGCCAGCCAAACCTCTGTTCCGTTTCCGTTATGCTGATGTGTTGCTGATGAAGGCTGAGGCGATGGAGCGCAACGATGGGGATGGCAGGGCAGAGTATAATATGGTTCGTGCGCATGCCGGTTTGCCTGCGCGCAAGTCTTCGCTTGCCAATATTCTGGAAGACCGTCAGGTTGTGCTGGTGGGCGAGACCTGTCACCGTCAGGACCTTATCCGTTTCGGCAAGTTCCTCAAGTCCTCGCATCTTCGCCGTTCTGTTCAGTCCGCTCTTACGTTCTGTTCCATCGTCTTCCCGATACCTCAGCGAAGCCTTGCCTTCAATGGCAAGTTGGTTCAGAATAAAGGATATGAGGCAATGGAATAG
- a CDS encoding TonB-dependent receptor, whose translation MKRFNGIALSVAFCSLASQAALAQTKIDTLKVQNLNEVIVKGVRAAKEAPYAVANIRKSELKQFSCSGQELPFLLSRTPGILAWSENGIGTGTTYMRIRGAAGSRINVTLDGVALNSPEDQTVFWANMNSYSSLLGSIQVQRGVGSSTNGDGAFGGSISMATAAPSLTPTAEVTGSFGSYNTYHTGASFSTGLLGKHLIFDGAYHETATDGYVDGTAGRSGSYYGGLTWLGDNFKISYKNIGNFEKTGQAWNGVLGGDYNSNFSLLQDGIRTYKDMYKAGLDKFNVLTGDMVRNDKGDYTITPYILRDGSKWDKTTDNFYQNHNILSATWTPSSHWSHSLSLHYTYGYGYYKEFKNNAKFAKFGLVYKDAEGNKIKKSDFIRKKGLTQHTYGMVYNTNYKDEHWDVIGGLNLQQFRGNHWGYLTYIANQDAEKKFFGNNGKYKYYDSDAHKYDYSAFVKASYRFADYWNAFADLQYRRVEYKTDGINDKFITQADGSYKNQELNINEKYNFFNPKAGISFNKDGHKAYASVAYSNREPERNNFTDNFNYPFPKEEKLLDVEFGYQYQGDNWHAGANFYYMDYDNQLAQTGQLSDIGEALTTNIKDSYRMGVELTAGWAPLSWLSVEGNAALSKNKIKDFDEYVSNWDDETKPGVVHYDNSTLSYSPSAILNGFIDIHYAGFSATWHTNFVSRQYITNTEDRDFSLPCYSQSDLSLNYSAKVTKALGIKEVNFGVDINNIFNRHYAASAFTWGNAIGYGYTLDNRFKQIAYIPMADTTWMTHLTLKF comes from the coding sequence ATGAAAAGATTCAACGGGATCGCACTCAGTGTAGCGTTTTGCTCTTTGGCAAGCCAGGCTGCACTGGCACAGACAAAAATCGACACCTTGAAGGTGCAGAATTTGAATGAAGTGATTGTAAAAGGCGTACGTGCCGCAAAGGAAGCTCCATACGCCGTGGCTAACATCAGGAAATCAGAACTCAAACAATTCTCTTGCTCAGGTCAGGAATTGCCATTTCTCCTTTCTCGTACACCGGGCATTCTCGCCTGGAGTGAGAATGGTATCGGCACCGGTACTACCTATATGCGCATTCGTGGCGCTGCCGGAAGTCGCATCAATGTAACACTCGACGGAGTGGCTCTCAACTCACCGGAAGACCAGACCGTTTTCTGGGCTAACATGAACAGTTATTCTTCGCTCCTGGGCAGCATCCAGGTACAGCGCGGCGTAGGTTCTTCTACCAATGGCGACGGTGCTTTCGGTGGAAGCATCTCTATGGCTACAGCTGCTCCTTCGCTCACCCCTACTGCAGAAGTTACCGGCTCTTTCGGTTCCTACAATACCTATCATACAGGCGCCAGCTTCTCTACAGGTCTGCTCGGCAAGCATCTGATTTTTGACGGTGCTTATCACGAGACAGCTACCGACGGTTATGTAGACGGCACAGCAGGCCGCTCAGGTTCTTACTATGGCGGCCTGACCTGGCTGGGCGATAACTTCAAGATAAGCTACAAGAACATCGGCAACTTCGAGAAGACCGGTCAGGCTTGGAACGGTGTGCTGGGTGGAGATTACAACTCTAACTTCAGCCTCCTTCAGGATGGCATCCGCACTTATAAAGATATGTATAAGGCTGGTCTGGATAAGTTTAACGTGCTGACAGGCGATATGGTTCGCAACGACAAGGGCGATTATACCATCACTCCTTATATCCTGCGCGACGGAAGCAAATGGGACAAGACTACTGATAACTTCTATCAGAACCACAACATCCTTTCGGCTACCTGGACACCAAGCAGCCACTGGAGCCACAGCCTCTCACTGCATTACACCTATGGCTACGGCTACTACAAGGAGTTTAAGAACAACGCCAAGTTTGCCAAGTTCGGACTCGTCTACAAGGATGCAGAGGGCAACAAGATTAAGAAGTCTGACTTCATCCGCAAGAAGGGACTCACCCAGCATACCTACGGCATGGTATACAATACCAACTACAAGGATGAGCACTGGGATGTTATCGGCGGATTGAACCTGCAGCAGTTCCGCGGCAACCACTGGGGATACCTTACTTATATCGCCAACCAGGATGCCGAGAAGAAATTCTTCGGCAACAACGGAAAGTATAAGTACTATGATTCTGATGCCCATAAGTATGACTACAGCGCCTTCGTCAAGGCAAGCTATCGCTTTGCAGACTACTGGAATGCCTTCGCTGACCTGCAGTATCGCCGTGTAGAATACAAGACCGACGGTATCAACGATAAGTTTATCACCCAGGCAGATGGCAGCTACAAGAACCAGGAGCTGAACATCAACGAGAAGTACAACTTCTTCAACCCTAAGGCAGGTATCAGCTTCAACAAGGATGGCCACAAGGCATACGCATCTGTAGCCTACAGCAACCGCGAGCCAGAGCGCAATAACTTTACCGACAACTTCAACTATCCATTCCCTAAAGAGGAGAAGCTGCTCGATGTAGAGTTCGGCTATCAGTATCAGGGCGACAACTGGCATGCAGGCGCCAACTTCTACTATATGGATTATGACAACCAGCTGGCTCAGACCGGACAGTTGAGTGACATCGGCGAGGCGCTGACCACCAACATCAAGGATTCTTACCGTATGGGCGTAGAGCTGACAGCCGGCTGGGCACCATTGTCATGGTTGTCTGTAGAAGGAAATGCCGCTTTGAGCAAGAACAAGATCAAGGACTTTGATGAGTATGTAAGCAACTGGGATGATGAAACGAAGCCAGGCGTAGTACATTACGACAACTCAACCCTGTCTTATTCTCCATCAGCTATCCTGAACGGATTCATCGACATCCACTATGCCGGTTTCTCAGCTACCTGGCACACCAACTTTGTAAGTCGCCAGTATATTACCAACACAGAAGACCGCGACTTCTCGCTGCCATGCTATTCACAGAGCGACCTGAGCCTGAACTACAGTGCTAAGGTAACTAAGGCACTCGGCATCAAGGAGGTAAACTTCGGTGTGGACATCAACAATATCTTCAACCGCCACTATGCAGCCAGCGCATTCACCTGGGGCAATGCTATCGGTTACGGATATACATTGGACAACCGATTCAAGCAGATAGCCTACATCCCGATGGCAGATACCACCTGGATGACGCATCTTACATTGAAGTTCTAA
- the pnuC gene encoding nicotinamide riboside transporter PnuC, producing MMDYIASHGLDIFTTVLGLVYILLEYRASIWLWLVGIIMPALDVWLYWSHGLYGDAGMAVYYTIAGIYGYAVWKYGKKHNQKEKEELPITYMKKSLYLPTLLFFLAAWGITYYILITFTNSTVPLQDSFTNALSFVGLWALARKYIEQWFFWIIVDAVCFYLYIIKGIPFKAGLYGLYVIIAVAGYFKWKKMIKKDC from the coding sequence ATGATGGATTATATTGCATCACATGGTTTAGACATCTTTACCACGGTACTCGGACTGGTTTATATCCTGTTGGAGTACCGTGCCAGTATCTGGCTCTGGCTGGTAGGCATCATCATGCCTGCCCTGGACGTATGGCTCTATTGGAGTCATGGTCTTTACGGCGATGCGGGTATGGCGGTCTACTATACGATAGCCGGTATATATGGTTATGCCGTATGGAAATATGGCAAGAAGCACAACCAGAAGGAGAAAGAAGAACTTCCGATTACCTATATGAAGAAGTCGCTCTATCTCCCTACTCTTCTGTTCTTCCTGGCAGCCTGGGGCATCACCTATTATATACTGATAACTTTCACCAACTCTACGGTTCCTCTGCAAGACAGTTTCACCAATGCCCTGAGCTTTGTGGGTCTCTGGGCGCTGGCACGCAAATATATCGAGCAGTGGTTCTTCTGGATTATCGTAGATGCCGTTTGCTTCTATCTCTATATCATCAAAGGCATCCCATTCAAGGCAGGACTTTACGGTCTCTACGTCATCATCGCCGTAGCCGGATACTTTAAATGGAAGAAGATGATAAAAAAGGATTGCTAG